A stretch of Desulfarculaceae bacterium DNA encodes these proteins:
- a CDS encoding FadR family transcriptional regulator, which produces MSRFKPVQPKKISDQVFEQLRDMIFRGQLKPLDQLPPERELALQMGVSRPTVRNAVSRLVSLGLVEQRQGQGTFVANHHEGLERNPLGLMIEGQSLSLTELLEVRLGLECNSAVLAARRANEEDIVLLERSLAEMNAQIKKGGLGSSEDVYFHMRIAYATKNRLQVQLMKHFYDYMAAGIRENLQILYQDLVNVDLVHLQHERVLAAIKAHDTHAAFDYMRSHINFVIDYFENLKEA; this is translated from the coding sequence ATGAGCCGCTTCAAGCCGGTGCAACCCAAAAAAATCTCGGATCAGGTTTTCGAGCAGCTGCGGGACATGATCTTCCGGGGCCAGCTGAAGCCCCTGGATCAGCTGCCGCCGGAGCGGGAGCTGGCCCTGCAGATGGGGGTGAGCCGGCCCACGGTGCGCAACGCGGTGAGCCGTTTGGTAAGCCTAGGCCTGGTGGAGCAGCGCCAGGGGCAGGGGACCTTCGTGGCCAACCATCACGAGGGCCTGGAACGCAACCCATTGGGCCTGATGATCGAGGGCCAATCCCTGAGCCTTACCGAGCTCTTGGAGGTGCGCCTGGGTCTGGAGTGCAACAGCGCGGTGCTGGCCGCCCGTCGGGCCAACGAGGAGGACATCGTCCTCTTGGAGCGCAGCCTGGCCGAGATGAACGCCCAGATAAAAAAGGGCGGCCTGGGCAGCTCGGAAGACGTTTACTTCCACATGCGCATCGCCTACGCCACCAAGAACCGCCTGCAAGTGCAGCTCATGAAGCACTTCTATGACTACATGGCCGCGGGCATCCGCGAGAACTTGCAGATCCTTTACCAGGACCTGGTCAACGTTGACCTGGTGCATCTCCAGCACGAGAGGGTGCTGGCGGCCATCAAGGCCCACGACACCCACGCGGCCTTTGACTACATGCGCTCGCACATCAACTTCGTGATCGACTACTTCGAGAACCTCAAGGAAGCCTGA
- a CDS encoding B12-binding domain-containing radical SAM protein, which yields MSGKPQIALINPGLEYASNRGLSYTPTGLAILAAVLQKQGFEVAWLDMQLAEPQELAPLVRSFLRDYRPVMVGVGGTSNTRFESFAIAQAAKAEHPETLVVFGGSHATFTDLDTLEHVPAIDCVVRGEGEDTLSELADQVAGGGRDFGPIKGLTWRNGAGIAVNPGRERIKELSRLPWPDYDLIQGHRYISPMQISEEPGLSTLSSRGCPYGCAFCSSTAMWGSSYTARESADVVDEILMLKERYGIKGIKFYDSILSLNRKRLVELCTQLIDRGAQVHWECDVRADTVDPELLDVMRESGCYMISMGLESADENVRQCIGKKLRVEQLEQAAAWAKERGIFVKAFLMVGNPGETLASAHKTVEFIDSHVGVIDRMPLGPAKIYPGTLLEKIAMDKGYLPADWSWSEYYKVEAHANVWGELYTPLFLQPGFGFEEINKAMYHYFEVHQRHFPDLPQALPNLSPGSLLKRLKRVRSAGEAAELVVKGIKALRQKLNRSL from the coding sequence ATGTCAGGCAAGCCCCAAATCGCTCTGATCAACCCCGGTCTGGAATACGCCTCCAACCGCGGCCTCTCCTACACCCCCACCGGCCTGGCCATCCTGGCCGCCGTGCTTCAGAAGCAGGGCTTCGAGGTGGCCTGGCTGGATATGCAACTGGCCGAGCCACAGGAGCTGGCGCCCCTGGTGCGCTCCTTTTTGCGCGATTACCGGCCGGTCATGGTGGGCGTGGGCGGCACCAGCAACACCCGCTTCGAGAGCTTTGCCATCGCCCAGGCGGCCAAGGCCGAGCACCCCGAGACCCTGGTGGTCTTCGGGGGCAGCCACGCCACCTTCACCGACCTGGACACCCTGGAGCACGTCCCGGCCATCGACTGCGTGGTGCGCGGCGAGGGCGAGGATACCTTGAGCGAGCTGGCCGACCAGGTGGCCGGCGGCGGCCGCGACTTCGGCCCCATCAAGGGCCTCACCTGGCGCAACGGGGCGGGCATCGCGGTGAACCCCGGCCGCGAGCGCATCAAGGAACTCTCCCGCCTGCCCTGGCCGGACTATGACCTGATTCAGGGCCACCGCTACATCAGCCCCATGCAGATCAGCGAGGAGCCTGGGCTCTCCACCCTGTCTTCGCGGGGCTGCCCCTATGGCTGCGCCTTCTGCTCCTCCACCGCCATGTGGGGCAGCAGCTACACCGCCCGCGAGTCGGCCGACGTGGTGGACGAGATCCTCATGCTCAAAGAGCGCTACGGCATCAAGGGCATCAAGTTCTACGACTCGATCCTATCGCTCAACCGCAAGCGCCTGGTGGAGCTGTGCACCCAGCTCATCGACCGGGGCGCCCAGGTGCATTGGGAGTGCGACGTGCGGGCAGACACCGTGGACCCCGAGCTGCTGGACGTCATGCGGGAGTCGGGCTGCTACATGATCTCCATGGGCCTGGAGTCGGCCGACGAGAACGTGCGCCAGTGCATCGGCAAGAAGCTCCGGGTGGAGCAGCTGGAGCAGGCAGCAGCCTGGGCCAAGGAGCGCGGCATCTTCGTCAAGGCCTTCCTGATGGTCGGCAACCCCGGCGAAACCCTGGCCTCGGCCCACAAGACGGTGGAGTTCATCGACAGCCACGTGGGAGTCATCGACCGCATGCCCCTGGGCCCGGCCAAGATCTACCCCGGCACCCTCCTGGAAAAGATCGCCATGGACAAGGGCTACCTTCCGGCGGACTGGTCCTGGTCGGAGTATTACAAGGTGGAGGCCCACGCCAACGTGTGGGGCGAGCTCTACACCCCCTTGTTCCTGCAACCCGGCTTCGGCTTCGAGGAGATCAACAAGGCGATGTACCACTACTTCGAGGTGCATCAGCGCCACTTCCCGGACCTGCCCCAGGCCCTGCCCAACCTCAGCCCGGGCAGCCTGCTCAAGCGCCTGAAACGGGTGCGCTCGGCCGGCGAGGCCGCCGAGCTGGTAGTCAAGGGCATAAAAGCCCTGCGCCAGAAGCTCAACCGCAGCCTGTAG
- a CDS encoding TVP38/TMEM64 family protein has translation MAPVQAPPPKDEAPEQPHWRRWLKWGALALLLMGLAAVWRFTPLDSLLQESTLAAWAAKLKGTHLASLAVMAVYMAAGAAMVPVAILTGACGLIFGPWWGAAYALLGCMASSLMLYAVGRAAGRHKVGRWSGGRLGRLTQRLADHSLSTIILARILPVAPFTVVNLAAGATRVALWPYVLGTFLGVLPNTLAITVFADRLHRLWREPHWQDALVGLAVLAALALLTWALRRYTRRRKAAPA, from the coding sequence ATGGCCCCCGTTCAAGCGCCCCCGCCAAAAGACGAGGCCCCGGAACAGCCCCACTGGCGCCGCTGGCTCAAGTGGGGCGCTCTGGCCCTGTTGCTCATGGGCCTGGCCGCGGTGTGGCGCTTCACGCCCCTGGACAGCCTGCTGCAGGAATCCACCCTGGCCGCCTGGGCCGCCAAGCTCAAGGGCACCCATCTGGCCTCCCTGGCGGTGATGGCGGTGTACATGGCCGCGGGCGCGGCCATGGTGCCGGTGGCCATACTCACCGGGGCCTGCGGGCTCATCTTCGGCCCTTGGTGGGGCGCGGCCTACGCCCTCCTGGGCTGCATGGCCAGCTCGCTGATGCTCTACGCGGTGGGCCGGGCGGCGGGCCGCCACAAGGTGGGCCGGTGGTCCGGCGGCAGGCTGGGCCGTCTGACCCAACGCCTGGCCGACCACAGCCTGAGCACCATCATCCTGGCCCGCATCCTGCCGGTGGCCCCCTTCACGGTGGTCAACCTGGCGGCCGGGGCCACCAGGGTCGCTCTCTGGCCCTATGTGCTGGGCACCTTTCTGGGCGTGTTGCCCAACACCCTGGCCATCACCGTGTTCGCCGACCGGCTGCACCGCCTCTGGCGCGAGCCCCATTGGCAGGACGCACTGGTGGGCCTGGCGGTGCTGGCCGCCCTGGCCTTGCTCACCTGGGCCCTGCGCCGCTACACCCGCCGCCGCAAGGCGGCCCCGGCCTAG
- a CDS encoding long-chain fatty acid--CoA ligase: MGGIGHWLTRRAVLSAERIAVIDGERRISYSRLNQRVNQLARALAEGGLRRGDRLSMLALNCLEWVEAVMATAKLGVILVPLNWRLTPAELIYQLSDSQTRHLIFAPGLEDLAAQITPAAKLERLWVLGGEDHGEAGSYEAALAAQSAEEPELDYAVDLTCPHLIVYTSGTTGRPKGAVLSQANSMWNALNLHVDLEFTSADRELVVLPMFHIGGIGLFTLSLIYVGASVVTQRDFDLAQIMRRLREEEVTLFFAVPAMYLLLIQSPDFDPGAFDKVRMCFSGGAPLPPSLIEQYHELGITLQQGYGMSEASPSTTVLLPQYAWAKRGSVGRPHMHVRLKIAGPKDQELPVGSVGQVLLKGPNIMQGYWNQPEANREVFAGGWFHTGDLGRLDEDGFLYIVDRQKDMYISGGENVYPAEVEHAIFELEDVAEAAVVGMPDPRWGETGMAFVVPRQGAELTQERILEHLRTRLAKFKLPRQVVFVQALPRTASGKVIKNRLREGSA; the protein is encoded by the coding sequence ATGGGGGGGATCGGTCATTGGCTGACGCGGCGGGCCGTGCTCAGCGCCGAGCGCATCGCGGTAATCGACGGAGAGCGCCGCATCAGCTACTCGCGGCTCAACCAGCGGGTGAACCAACTGGCCCGGGCCCTGGCCGAGGGCGGCCTCCGGCGGGGCGACCGCCTGAGCATGTTGGCCCTCAACTGCCTGGAGTGGGTGGAGGCGGTGATGGCCACGGCCAAGCTGGGGGTCATCCTGGTGCCGCTCAACTGGCGGCTCACTCCGGCCGAGCTGATCTATCAGCTCAGCGACAGCCAGACCCGCCACCTCATCTTCGCGCCCGGCCTTGAGGACCTGGCCGCCCAGATCACCCCGGCCGCCAAGCTGGAGCGGCTGTGGGTGCTGGGAGGCGAGGACCATGGCGAGGCCGGCTCCTACGAGGCCGCCCTGGCCGCCCAGTCGGCTGAAGAGCCCGAACTGGACTACGCGGTGGACCTCACCTGCCCCCACCTCATTGTCTACACTTCGGGCACCACCGGCCGCCCCAAGGGCGCGGTGCTCTCCCAGGCCAACAGCATGTGGAACGCGCTCAACCTGCACGTGGACCTGGAGTTCACCAGCGCGGACCGCGAGCTGGTGGTGCTGCCCATGTTCCACATCGGAGGCATCGGCCTGTTCACCCTGTCGCTCATCTACGTGGGAGCCTCGGTGGTCACCCAGCGCGACTTCGACCTGGCCCAGATCATGCGCCGCCTGCGCGAGGAAGAGGTCACCCTGTTCTTCGCGGTGCCGGCCATGTATCTGCTGCTGATCCAGTCGCCGGATTTCGACCCCGGCGCTTTTGACAAGGTGCGCATGTGCTTCAGCGGCGGGGCTCCCCTGCCGCCATCGCTCATCGAGCAGTACCATGAGCTAGGCATCACCTTGCAGCAGGGCTACGGCATGAGCGAGGCCTCGCCCTCCACCACGGTGCTCTTGCCCCAATACGCCTGGGCCAAGCGGGGCTCGGTGGGGCGGCCCCACATGCATGTGCGCCTCAAGATCGCTGGCCCCAAGGACCAGGAGCTGCCCGTGGGCTCGGTGGGCCAGGTGTTGCTAAAGGGCCCCAACATCATGCAAGGTTATTGGAACCAGCCCGAGGCCAACCGGGAGGTGTTCGCGGGCGGTTGGTTCCACACCGGCGATTTGGGCCGTTTGGACGAGGACGGCTTTCTGTACATCGTGGACCGCCAGAAGGACATGTACATCAGCGGCGGCGAAAACGTGTACCCGGCCGAGGTGGAGCACGCCATCTTTGAGTTGGAGGATGTGGCCGAGGCGGCGGTGGTGGGGATGCCCGATCCCCGCTGGGGCGAGACGGGCATGGCCTTCGTGGTGCCCCGCCAGGGAGCCGAGCTGACCCAGGAGCGCATCCTGGAGCATCTGCGCACCCGCCTGGCCAAGTTCAAGCTGCCTCGCCAGGTGGTGTTCGTCCAGGCCCTGCCGCGCACCGCCTCGGGCAAGGTGATCAAGAACCGGCTGCGCGAGGGCTCCGCCTAG
- a CDS encoding universal stress protein, whose product MDDCQVQYKKIMAAIDLSKYSKDTFEHALVLAKGMGAELVLVNVINTRYLDTVERYGGAGLGIDREKAIAEAQDSRRESIEKKFLSQTQGVPTRLVFREGLPWEQVIKAVKDEKADLLVVGSKGRSDVAGVLFGSVAEKVQRHSPCPVLIIRGPDHCRLSE is encoded by the coding sequence ATGGATGATTGCCAAGTACAGTACAAAAAGATCATGGCCGCTATCGACCTTTCCAAGTACTCCAAGGACACTTTTGAGCACGCCCTGGTCCTGGCCAAGGGGATGGGGGCCGAGTTGGTGTTGGTCAATGTGATCAACACCCGCTATCTGGATACCGTGGAACGCTACGGCGGAGCGGGGCTGGGCATTGACCGCGAAAAGGCCATTGCCGAGGCGCAGGACAGCCGCCGCGAATCCATTGAGAAGAAATTCCTGTCCCAGACTCAGGGTGTGCCCACCCGCCTGGTGTTCCGCGAGGGGCTGCCCTGGGAGCAGGTGATCAAGGCGGTGAAGGACGAAAAGGCCGATCTGTTGGTGGTGGGCAGCAAGGGCCGCAGCGACGTGGCCGGGGTGCTCTTCGGCTCGGTGGCCGAGAAAGTGCAACGCCACAGCCCTTGCCCGGTGCTCATCATAAGGGGGCCGGACCACTGCCGCCTGTCCGAGTAG